Proteins encoded by one window of Ignavibacteriales bacterium:
- a CDS encoding NADH-quinone oxidoreductase subunit A: protein MITEFGKVLIFILLAAIFVPVALFVAKLLRPARPTREKLLTYECGEDALGSPWVKFNIRFYVVALIFLIFDVEVVLLFPWAVAYKDYGLAGFLVGLIFLVVLGLGMAYEWRKGDLEWSRPVIKPPVIQNKSVNKYETKSLNKIPNAKAVEGNEIPNTVH from the coding sequence ATGATAACAGAATTCGGTAAAGTTCTAATATTTATTTTATTAGCGGCAATATTTGTCCCGGTTGCTCTATTTGTTGCAAAATTACTCCGCCCCGCACGTCCCACCAGAGAAAAACTTCTTACCTATGAGTGTGGTGAAGATGCATTAGGATCACCTTGGGTAAAGTTTAACATCCGCTTTTACGTTGTAGCCTTAATATTTTTAATATTTGATGTTGAAGTTGTTCTATTATTTCCGTGGGCAGTTGCTTACAAAGATTATGGTTTAGCTGGATTTTTAGTTGGATTGATATTCCTTGTGGTACTTGGTTTAGGTATGGCTTACGAATGGCGCAAAGGAGATCTTGAATGGTCGCGCCCTGTAATTAAACCTCCCGTTATTCAAAATAAAAGTGTTAATAAATACGAAACCAAATCTTTAAACAAAATCCCGAATGCTAAAGCAGTTGAAGGGAACGAAATTCCAAACACAGTTCACTGA
- a CDS encoding NADH-quinone oxidoreductase subunit B — MKSLLDTEFSDGNIVITTAEDLFNWARLNSIWQLGFGLACCAIEMMATSASHYDFDRFGVIPRASPRQADVIIISGTLTLKMALRTKRLFEQMPEPKYIISMGSCANCGGPYWEHGYHVLKGVDRVIPVDVYVPGCPPRPEALLEGLLKLQEKIRNESFG, encoded by the coding sequence ATGAAAAGTTTATTAGATACAGAATTTTCAGATGGTAATATAGTAATAACAACCGCTGAAGATTTATTCAATTGGGCAAGACTAAATTCAATCTGGCAGTTAGGATTTGGATTAGCCTGCTGTGCTATCGAAATGATGGCTACCTCTGCTTCACATTACGATTTTGATAGGTTTGGTGTTATACCGCGTGCTTCCCCCCGGCAGGCAGATGTAATTATAATTTCCGGAACGCTGACTTTAAAGATGGCGTTACGAACTAAAAGATTATTCGAGCAAATGCCTGAGCCAAAATATATTATTTCCATGGGAAGCTGTGCAAACTGTGGCGGACCGTATTGGGAACACGGATATCATGTTCTAAAGGGTGTTGATAGAGTAATTCCGGTTGATGTATATGTTCCAGGCTGCCCTCCACGTCCGGAAGCGCTGCTTGAAGGCTTATTAAAATTACAGGAAAAAATAAGAAACGAATCATTTGGTTAA
- a CDS encoding NADH-quinone oxidoreductase subunit C, translated as MKTPEEIYTIIKEKFQDKVIEFKNVQFEPHIIVDPKSIKEIGLFLRDEAELDFDSMMCLSGVDDANGEKKTDEDGSTTIIGGTLSVYYHLHSILKNHKVTLKVSTPREEPEVESVESVWRTADWHEREAFDMFGIKFLNHPDLRRILIPDDWEAGYPLRKDYKNPEFYQGMKVPY; from the coding sequence ATGAAAACTCCAGAAGAAATTTACACAATAATTAAAGAAAAATTCCAGGATAAAGTAATTGAATTCAAGAATGTACAATTTGAACCGCATATTATTGTAGACCCTAAATCAATTAAAGAGATTGGTTTATTCTTGCGGGATGAAGCTGAATTAGATTTCGATTCGATGATGTGCCTTTCCGGAGTTGATGATGCAAACGGTGAAAAGAAAACTGACGAAGATGGTTCAACTACTATTATTGGCGGAACGTTGAGCGTTTATTATCATCTTCATTCAATATTGAAAAACCATAAAGTAACTCTTAAAGTATCAACTCCACGCGAAGAACCGGAAGTAGAATCGGTTGAGAGCGTTTGGAGAACTGCCGACTGGCACGAGCGCGAAGCCTTTGATATGTTTGGAATTAAATTTCTCAATCATCCCGATTTAAGAAGAATACTTATTCCAGATGATTGGGAAGCTGGTTATCCTTTAAGAAAAGATTATAAGAATCCTGAGTTTTACCAGGGAATGAAAGTACCGTATTAA
- a CDS encoding PQQ-binding-like beta-propeller repeat protein produces the protein MKKFFNIFLIVLFGLIGCKDKSTNPKEELPPGYQQDIPWPSLADSPWPMNHHDPQSTGRSKFAGPKLGLINWEIDSIYMRSGVSVGPDSTIYFVSIERKGLFAVRPDGKIKWILKDVVENGWVYTTPLIASDGTIYIGGGLNGKLYAISPDGKIKWELKTLGFIYHVGLNIGKDGTIYLLNGDPTSIAKLVAIKPTGKIDWYFENPNIDYGSSSGTAISPDGNTIYVPGIGPSIFAIDLETHQLKWSFGNSRYQTTPIVDSYGNIYLVSKLDSVNSGNASVFCIKPDGKIKWSYKLAFTAVPFHFISEGTIDKNGNYYFALDTVYSFNFNGNINWKLNIGGYYIGFLINDFEGDIYFTVDFSYPLKYYKVDNKGNLMWTTELGNQFGGYSPAIGTNKNIYIPTFKSAKVFSIK, from the coding sequence ATGAAAAAATTCTTTAATATATTTTTAATTGTTTTGTTTGGTTTAATTGGATGTAAGGACAAATCTACAAATCCAAAGGAGGAATTACCTCCAGGTTACCAGCAGGATATTCCCTGGCCCAGCCTGGCAGATTCTCCCTGGCCCATGAATCATCACGATCCACAATCGACAGGTAGAAGTAAATTTGCCGGACCAAAATTAGGATTAATTAATTGGGAGATTGACAGTATATATATGAGATCCGGTGTTTCTGTCGGACCCGACTCTACAATTTATTTTGTATCTATTGAAAGAAAAGGATTATTTGCGGTAAGACCTGATGGAAAAATTAAATGGATACTGAAAGATGTTGTAGAAAATGGATGGGTATATACAACCCCCTTAATAGCAAGTGATGGTACCATTTATATTGGAGGTGGTCTTAATGGTAAACTTTATGCGATTAGTCCAGATGGTAAAATAAAATGGGAATTAAAAACACTTGGATTTATTTACCATGTTGGATTAAATATAGGAAAAGACGGAACAATTTATTTATTAAATGGGGATCCTACATCAATTGCAAAATTAGTTGCCATTAAACCAACTGGAAAAATAGATTGGTATTTTGAAAATCCAAATATTGATTATGGTTCTTCTTCCGGTACGGCAATTTCCCCGGACGGTAATACTATCTATGTCCCGGGAATTGGACCATCTATTTTTGCTATTGATTTAGAAACACATCAATTAAAATGGAGCTTTGGTAATTCAAGATATCAAACCACACCAATTGTGGATTCCTATGGTAATATTTATTTAGTAAGTAAATTAGATTCAGTTAATTCCGGAAATGCTTCTGTCTTTTGCATAAAGCCTGATGGTAAAATAAAATGGTCTTATAAACTTGCATTCACAGCGGTTCCATTTCATTTTATTTCAGAAGGAACAATAGATAAAAATGGGAATTATTATTTTGCTTTAGACACAGTATACTCATTTAACTTTAATGGAAATATTAATTGGAAATTAAACATAGGGGGTTATTATATTGGTTTTTTAATAAATGATTTTGAAGGAGATATTTATTTTACAGTAGATTTCTCTTATCCGTTAAAATATTATAAGGTGGATAACAAAGGTAATTTAATGTGGACAACCGAGCTAGGTAATCAATTCGGTGGATATTCACCGGCAATCGGAACAAATAAAAATATTTATATTCCAACTTTTAAATCCGCTAAAGTTTTTTCGATAAAATAG
- a CDS encoding T9SS type A sorting domain-containing protein, with product MKKILLLVIVLFKIISPQNLLVPYDMEILPQTQNFDLESITFTIEPQNTVAYCISGSQWYVNGANSCDTTIIGNYLQPHLNPQNEWIDYGFDVCYSTSGYPKFWLTVNKITISKGETSFYFYIDYRDCGYGNNWNDITIRYDDNWGYFISAMLNTSIPSNGQSPTTCGFSTISLGQIFRIGLLNNFGTYNTDCMANLNYWANCLVLVNQNNHPALIWGPNPSFSATHFKIYRAESNGQVGNPINLNYSLIATVESNILHYTDFDVLISNEIESYYQYYYIKGFKNRQNTYSSPTNIVNVQGGVYKINSDREKSNEKVNFLTQNYPNPFNPITQIKYSLPEPTLVQLQVFDPFGKEVPILVNERKDEGTYEVEFDASNLSSGIYFYQLKTNNFIQQKRCWL from the coding sequence ATGAAAAAAATATTATTACTAGTAATTGTTTTATTCAAAATTATATCTCCTCAAAATTTACTCGTTCCTTACGATATGGAGATTTTGCCTCAAACGCAAAATTTTGATTTAGAAAGTATTACTTTCACAATTGAACCACAAAATACAGTTGCATATTGTATAAGTGGTTCACAATGGTATGTTAATGGAGCAAATAGTTGTGATACAACAATAATTGGTAATTATTTACAACCACATCTTAACCCACAAAATGAGTGGATTGACTATGGTTTTGATGTTTGCTATAGCACTAGTGGTTATCCTAAATTTTGGCTAACAGTAAATAAAATAACAATATCAAAAGGTGAAACGTCATTTTATTTTTATATTGATTATCGGGATTGTGGTTATGGCAATAATTGGAATGATATAACAATAAGGTATGATGATAATTGGGGCTATTTTATTTCAGCAATGTTAAATACAAGTATTCCAAGTAATGGGCAATCACCTACAACCTGTGGTTTTTCCACCATTAGTCTTGGACAAATCTTTAGAATTGGTTTGTTGAATAATTTTGGTACTTATAATACCGATTGTATGGCTAATTTAAATTATTGGGCAAATTGCTTAGTCTTAGTAAATCAGAATAATCATCCTGCATTAATTTGGGGACCTAATCCATCGTTTAGTGCTACTCATTTTAAAATATATAGGGCAGAATCAAACGGCCAAGTTGGTAATCCCATAAATCTTAATTATTCTTTAATCGCTACTGTTGAATCAAATATACTTCATTATACTGATTTTGATGTTTTAATTAGTAACGAGATCGAAAGTTATTATCAATATTATTATATAAAAGGATTTAAAAATAGACAAAATACATATTCATCACCCACAAACATTGTCAATGTTCAAGGTGGTGTATATAAAATAAATTCAGACCGTGAAAAGAGCAATGAAAAAGTAAATTTTTTAACACAAAACTATCCCAATCCTTTTAATCCAATAACACAAATCAAATACTCACTTCCAGAACCTACTTTAGTGCAGTTACAAGTATTTGATCCATTTGGAAAAGAAGTACCAATATTAGTGAATGAAAGAAAAGATGAAGGAACATATGAAGTGGAATTTGATGCAAGCAATCTTTCAAGCGGAATATATTTCTATCAACTAAAAACAAATAATTTTATACAACAAAAAAGATGTTGGTTGTAA
- a CDS encoding NADH-quinone oxidoreductase subunit D: protein MALKTEEMVLNLGPQHPSTHGVLRLELELEGELIVNLRPHIGYLHRCFEKHCEAMTYPQVIPYTDRLDYLAAMSNNFGYVVTMERFLGIQVPERVEYIRVIMAELQRIASHLVALGTYGNDIGAMTPFLYCFRDREKILTLFEMTCGARMLYNYMWVGGLSHDLHPDFIRMTKEFITYFKPKIVELNNLLSYNKIFIERTANVGVLPLDTAVNYGITGPCLRASGLKFDLRRDDPYSIYDRFDFEIPVGTGKVGTVGDCWDRYYLRVREMEESLKIVEQAIDVIPEGDVKAALPKRIKPPIGSMYCRVENPKGELGFFVISDGSVNPYRIKLRGPSFVNLEVLGELCKGHLVADVIAILGSIDIVLGEVDR, encoded by the coding sequence ATGGCTTTAAAAACTGAAGAAATGGTTTTGAATCTGGGACCTCAGCACCCGTCAACACACGGTGTGCTGCGGCTTGAACTTGAACTTGAAGGTGAACTGATTGTAAACCTTAGACCGCACATTGGTTACCTTCACCGCTGCTTCGAAAAACATTGTGAAGCAATGACTTATCCCCAGGTTATTCCTTACACTGATAGATTAGATTATCTTGCCGCGATGTCTAATAATTTTGGTTACGTTGTTACAATGGAAAGATTCCTTGGCATCCAGGTGCCGGAAAGAGTTGAATACATAAGAGTAATTATGGCAGAGCTGCAAAGAATTGCTTCTCATCTTGTAGCTCTTGGAACCTATGGAAATGATATCGGTGCTATGACTCCATTTCTTTATTGCTTCAGAGATCGAGAGAAAATTCTTACTCTGTTTGAAATGACCTGCGGCGCACGCATGCTTTATAATTATATGTGGGTTGGCGGACTCTCGCACGATCTGCATCCGGACTTCATTAGGATGACAAAAGAATTCATCACTTACTTCAAACCGAAAATTGTTGAGCTGAATAATCTTTTATCTTACAATAAGATTTTTATAGAAAGAACAGCAAACGTTGGCGTACTTCCGCTTGATACTGCGGTCAATTACGGAATTACAGGACCCTGCCTTCGTGCAAGCGGATTGAAATTCGATTTAAGAAGAGATGATCCTTATTCAATTTACGATAGATTTGATTTTGAAATTCCGGTTGGTACTGGAAAAGTTGGAACCGTTGGCGACTGCTGGGATAGATATTATTTAAGAGTTCGCGAAATGGAAGAAAGTTTAAAAATTGTTGAACAAGCGATTGATGTAATTCCAGAAGGTGATGTAAAAGCAGCACTTCCAAAAAGAATTAAACCACCGATTGGTTCAATGTACTGTAGAGTAGAAAATCCTAAAGGCGAACTTGGATTCTTTGTCATCAGTGATGGAAGTGTAAATCCATATAGAATTAAATTACGTGGTCCATCTTTCGTTAATCTGGAAGTTCTTGGCGAATTGTGCAAAGGACATCTTGTTGCAGACGTTATAGCTATACTTGGAAGCATTGATATTGTACTTGGCGAAGTTGACAGGTAA